One genomic segment of Phycisphaerae bacterium includes these proteins:
- the hslU gene encoding ATP-dependent protease ATPase subunit HslU: protein MKDLTPRQIVEELDNYIVGQADAKRAVAVAVRNRWRRQQLPEAMRGEVGPKNILMAGPTGVGKTEIARRLAKLVNAPFLKVEASKYTEVGYHGRDVESMIRELLDLAIHMVRQEQAEVVRQEAERLAEERLLDALLPGGRPGELPSDPNSEEAQSRYRTREKFRQKLRDGDFDDREVEVRAEERAAPVGLMATVGMDQLDPELQNFLERLVPQQTKTRRLPVREARKLLVHQTSDQLIDREKAIEMAIRRTENSGIIFIDEIDKIAGPASTHGPDVSRQGVQRDLLPIVEGSTVTTRQGPVKTDHILFIAAGAFHVSKPSDLMPELQGRFPIRVELSELGKEDFVRILTQPQNALTRQQIALMATEGVRLEFTDDAVEAMADIAAQVNRNMTNIGARRLYTIMEKVLEQLSFDAPERRGDNVTVDGAMVRERLVSVWEKEDVSRFIL from the coding sequence ATGAAGGACTTGACCCCGAGGCAGATTGTCGAAGAACTGGACAACTACATCGTCGGCCAGGCGGATGCCAAGCGGGCTGTGGCCGTGGCGGTGCGGAACCGATGGCGGCGGCAGCAGCTCCCCGAGGCGATGCGTGGCGAGGTGGGACCCAAGAACATCCTCATGGCCGGCCCGACCGGCGTGGGCAAGACTGAGATCGCCCGCCGGCTGGCCAAGCTGGTGAATGCCCCTTTCCTGAAGGTCGAGGCGTCGAAGTACACCGAGGTCGGGTACCACGGCCGTGACGTTGAGAGCATGATCCGCGAACTGCTCGATCTGGCTATCCACATGGTCCGCCAGGAGCAGGCGGAGGTCGTTCGACAAGAGGCCGAGCGCCTGGCCGAGGAGCGGCTTCTGGATGCCCTCCTGCCCGGGGGACGACCCGGGGAGCTGCCCAGCGATCCCAACAGCGAGGAGGCTCAGTCCCGCTATCGCACCCGAGAGAAGTTTCGCCAGAAGCTCCGCGACGGCGACTTCGACGACCGCGAGGTCGAGGTCCGGGCCGAGGAACGGGCGGCTCCCGTCGGCCTGATGGCTACCGTAGGCATGGATCAGCTCGACCCCGAACTGCAGAACTTCCTCGAGCGGCTGGTACCCCAGCAGACCAAAACTCGCCGGCTGCCGGTCCGCGAGGCTCGCAAGCTCCTGGTCCATCAGACCTCCGACCAGCTCATCGATCGCGAGAAGGCCATCGAGATGGCCATCCGGCGCACTGAGAACAGCGGGATCATCTTCATCGATGAGATCGACAAGATTGCCGGCCCGGCCAGTACCCACGGTCCGGACGTTTCCCGGCAGGGGGTCCAACGCGACCTGCTCCCTATCGTCGAAGGCTCGACCGTGACCACGCGCCAAGGGCCGGTCAAGACCGACCACATCCTGTTCATCGCCGCCGGTGCGTTCCACGTCAGCAAGCCGTCAGACCTGATGCCCGAACTTCAGGGCCGCTTCCCGATCCGGGTGGAGCTGAGCGAACTGGGCAAGGAGGATTTCGTCCGCATCCTGACCCAGCCGCAGAACGCCCTCACCCGTCAGCAGATCGCCCTGATGGCCACCGAGGGCGTCCGCCTCGAGTTCACCGACGACGCAGTCGAGGCCATGGCCGATATCGCCGCCCAGGTCAACCGCAATATGACCAACATCGGCGCCCGCCGGCTGTATACGATCATGGAGAAGGTGCTGGAGCAGCTGTCCTTCGACGCCCCCGAACGCCGCGGCGATAACGTGACCGTCGATGGTGCCATGGTCCGCGAGCGCCTGGTCAGCGTCTGGGAGAAGGAAGACGTGAGCCGGTTCATCCTGTAG
- a CDS encoding glutamate racemase, with the protein MMNSRPIAVFDSGLGGLTVVRALRQHLPHESIVYFGDTARVPYGTKSSPTILQFAEQDCRFLMRFSPKMVIVACNTASALALDELTQKFDLPLLGVVKPGASEAVRQARGQSIAILATEATVASQAYPRAIHELAPRTPVTQQRCPSLVPLIEEGRSSDDPIMLMLLNEYLDGIRQLDPAVVLLGCTHYPLVAEAIARLMPQANVVDSADATARWAKQMLAHMEILSLSTDPGRLRCYVSDNPQRFREIGGRFLGQAIRDVTWITPEQFFTDDSSPPANPSPASFAPAARVA; encoded by the coding sequence ATGATGAACTCCCGACCGATTGCCGTCTTCGATTCGGGGCTCGGCGGTTTGACTGTCGTCCGTGCCCTTCGCCAGCACCTTCCCCACGAGTCGATTGTCTACTTTGGCGATACGGCTCGCGTGCCCTATGGCACCAAGTCGTCGCCAACGATTCTGCAGTTTGCGGAGCAGGACTGCCGGTTCCTGATGCGGTTCAGTCCGAAGATGGTGATTGTGGCCTGCAACACGGCCAGCGCTCTGGCGCTGGACGAGCTCACCCAGAAGTTCGACCTACCGCTGCTCGGTGTGGTCAAGCCGGGGGCTTCGGAGGCCGTTCGCCAAGCCCGCGGACAGAGCATCGCGATCCTGGCCACCGAGGCCACGGTTGCCTCGCAGGCCTACCCGCGGGCGATTCATGAGCTGGCACCCCGGACGCCGGTCACCCAACAGCGGTGTCCCAGTCTGGTTCCGCTCATCGAGGAAGGTCGCTCCAGCGACGATCCGATCATGCTCATGCTGCTCAACGAGTACTTGGACGGTATCCGCCAGCTCGACCCGGCGGTCGTACTGTTGGGCTGCACGCACTATCCCTTGGTCGCCGAAGCCATCGCCCGGCTGATGCCCCAGGCCAATGTGGTTGACTCGGCGGACGCCACCGCGCGCTGGGCGAAGCAGATGCTCGCCCACATGGAAATCTTGTCGCTGTCCACTGACCCGGGTAGACTCCGCTGCTATGTCAGCGACAACCCTCAGCGATTTCGCGAGATTGGCGGCCGGTTCCTCGGTCAAGCCATCCGCGACGTTACCTGGATCACGCCGGAGCAGTTCTTCACCGACGACTCCTCCCCACCGGCAAACCCTAGCCCGGCATCCTTCGCCCCCGCCGCTCGCGTGGCGTGA
- a CDS encoding HEAT repeat domain-containing protein, with amino-acid sequence MIAVLLVVGCSDHQKRTWKHRSAADNYRTALEAENADDRRDAVARIAESGYVASEDAFQVLDTAARTDPAFQIRCIAIRALATYKDARPLKTLLMILQATTEAEQALPPNDDVRWETVAAMLKLSRKGALAGQEPSLVRDILIKLAETDTSRNVRIAALEALGDFKDRQVLLPLVRSLRTQDFAIAERAEGSLIRLTGETHYADADAWEKWIASAEDPFANAGRVPPSTRPAGPTWFDRQKRAFKRAIKLAND; translated from the coding sequence ATGATTGCCGTCCTTCTGGTGGTGGGGTGTTCGGACCATCAGAAGCGTACCTGGAAACACCGATCCGCCGCCGACAACTACCGCACGGCCTTGGAGGCGGAGAACGCCGACGACCGACGCGACGCGGTCGCTCGGATTGCCGAGAGCGGATACGTTGCGAGCGAAGATGCTTTCCAGGTCCTTGATACGGCCGCTCGCACCGACCCGGCATTCCAGATCCGCTGCATCGCCATACGAGCCTTGGCGACCTACAAGGACGCTCGCCCCCTCAAGACGCTGCTCATGATTCTCCAGGCCACGACCGAGGCCGAGCAAGCCCTGCCACCCAATGATGACGTTCGATGGGAGACGGTGGCAGCCATGTTGAAGTTGAGCCGCAAGGGAGCACTCGCCGGCCAGGAGCCGAGCCTGGTCCGCGACATCCTGATCAAACTGGCGGAGACCGACACCTCGCGCAATGTCCGGATTGCCGCGCTGGAAGCCCTGGGCGATTTCAAGGACAGGCAGGTCTTGCTGCCCCTCGTCCGGTCGTTGCGAACCCAGGATTTCGCCATCGCCGAGCGAGCGGAAGGCTCCCTGATCCGGCTCACCGGTGAGACGCACTACGCCGACGCGGACGCGTGGGAGAAGTGGATCGCCTCCGCCGAGGACCCGTTTGCCAACGCCGGTCGCGTACCACCCTCGACCCGCCCTGCCGGGCCCACCTGGTTCGATCGGCAGAAGCGAGCCTTCAAGCGAGCTATCAAGCTGGCGAATGACTGA